The proteins below are encoded in one region of Micromonospora pisi:
- a CDS encoding helix-turn-helix domain-containing protein, whose protein sequence is MPSPSSSAQQALEALGVRLREIRIDAGLTGRDLGRLTGWHSSKVSKIEYAKQTPTPDDIRAWCRHCGMPDQAADLIASLRAAEGMFVEWRRLESTGLRLAQEAVVPLWERTKRFRIYNPRLIPGPVQTREYIRALMLGLMDRRGIPDDLDAAVQVRMDKQRVVREGDHRFAIVLEEAVLRFPIGGQATMVGQLGHLLACTALPSVSLGIIPLGVDRSTMWPVEGFWMFDEEQVSAELTSGHLTVTQPCEIAVYGDAFVRLAKLAVYGSAARTLITSAVNALDE, encoded by the coding sequence GTGCCGTCACCCTCGTCTAGTGCTCAGCAGGCGCTCGAAGCGCTCGGTGTGCGCCTGCGTGAGATCCGTATTGATGCCGGCCTGACCGGGCGTGACCTGGGCCGGCTGACTGGTTGGCATTCGTCCAAGGTCAGCAAGATCGAGTACGCCAAGCAGACTCCCACCCCGGACGACATCCGGGCGTGGTGCCGGCACTGCGGGATGCCGGACCAGGCTGCCGACCTCATCGCCTCGCTCAGAGCGGCTGAGGGCATGTTCGTGGAGTGGCGCCGGCTGGAGAGCACTGGACTGCGGCTTGCACAGGAAGCCGTAGTGCCGCTCTGGGAGCGAACCAAGCGCTTCCGCATCTACAACCCTCGGCTGATCCCTGGACCCGTGCAGACCCGTGAGTACATCCGGGCTCTCATGCTGGGACTGATGGACCGGCGCGGCATCCCGGACGACCTGGACGCCGCCGTGCAGGTACGGATGGACAAGCAACGAGTGGTACGCGAGGGAGACCACCGGTTCGCCATCGTCCTGGAGGAAGCCGTGCTCCGGTTCCCCATCGGAGGACAGGCAACCATGGTCGGGCAGCTCGGGCACCTGCTCGCCTGCACCGCGCTGCCCTCGGTGTCGCTCGGCATCATCCCGCTCGGCGTCGACAGGTCGACCATGTGGCCGGTAGAGGGCTTCTGGATGTTCGATGAGGAACAGGTGTCGGCCGAGCTGACTTCCGGTCACCTCACCGTGACCCAGCCATGCGAGATTGCGGTATACGGCGATGCCTTCGTAAGACTCGCCAAGCTTGCGGTCTACGGCTCGGCAGCACGGACCCTGATTACCTCAGCGGTCAACGCGCTCGATGAGTGA
- a CDS encoding GNAT family N-acetyltransferase has protein sequence MQPEPVNLIGNQIELVPLTEAHLPDLTKMARHDEIWTYLDEATPQTEPEVAALITEALEEQDQGVRLPFAIIDRDNGQAIGTMSYIDIQRAHRGIELGWAWISPDYWQRGIAREAAYLLMRHAFEALGAIRVAFKTDARNVRSQRTIEGLGATQEGTFRNHRILRDGYRRSSIYYSVIDDEWPAVRTALEAKLRPRMV, from the coding sequence ATGCAGCCAGAGCCCGTCAACCTGATCGGCAATCAGATCGAGCTGGTGCCGCTGACCGAAGCGCACCTGCCGGACCTGACCAAGATGGCTCGCCACGATGAGATCTGGACCTACCTGGACGAGGCAACGCCACAGACGGAACCCGAGGTAGCCGCACTCATCACGGAAGCCCTCGAAGAGCAGGACCAGGGCGTACGCCTGCCGTTCGCCATCATCGATCGCGACAACGGCCAGGCGATCGGCACCATGAGCTACATCGACATCCAACGCGCCCACCGGGGGATCGAACTCGGTTGGGCGTGGATCTCACCCGACTACTGGCAGCGGGGGATCGCGCGGGAGGCGGCGTACCTGCTCATGCGGCATGCCTTCGAAGCGCTCGGCGCCATCCGGGTCGCCTTCAAGACCGATGCACGTAATGTCCGCTCGCAACGGACCATCGAAGGTCTAGGCGCCACGCAGGAAGGCACGTTCCGCAACCACCGAATCCTCCGTGACGGCTACCGACGTAGCTCGATCTACTACAGCGTGATCGATGACGAGTGGCCAGCGGTACGAACCGCCCTTGAGGCGAAACTCCGCCCACGCATGGTGTGA
- a CDS encoding GntR family transcriptional regulator: protein MSESPGGTAGRGEEPRHVTLATTIREAIARGDYTPGERLPAERELADRFNASRTTVRLALSALKSQGLVGSGQGQGTYVRKARPIRVLAMDQDRAARRAEHHAATFNSEAARQGRVGRQDIREVGQVPATAETARWLAVPEGTDLLVRRRIMLIDEEPYQLGDSYYLADLVKDTAIAVPEPVEEGVLSVLERAHGKPIAYYIDELSFRMPTPEEAELLKLDPGVSVVRAVRVAYDGDQQPLEAFDQLLAGDKHVLVYEVSGE from the coding sequence ATGTCCGAGAGCCCAGGCGGTACCGCCGGACGCGGCGAGGAGCCCCGTCACGTGACCCTGGCAACCACGATTCGAGAGGCAATCGCTCGCGGCGACTACACGCCAGGCGAACGTTTGCCGGCCGAACGGGAACTTGCCGATCGGTTCAACGCCTCCCGGACGACGGTCCGGCTCGCGCTGTCCGCGCTCAAGTCACAGGGACTCGTCGGCTCTGGCCAGGGCCAGGGCACCTACGTACGCAAGGCACGGCCGATCCGGGTTCTGGCGATGGACCAGGACCGGGCGGCACGTCGAGCGGAACACCACGCGGCCACGTTCAACTCCGAGGCGGCCCGACAGGGGCGAGTCGGCCGACAGGACATCCGCGAGGTGGGCCAGGTGCCGGCCACGGCGGAAACGGCCCGGTGGTTGGCGGTGCCCGAGGGAACGGACCTACTCGTACGGCGCCGGATCATGCTGATCGATGAGGAGCCGTACCAACTCGGGGACAGCTACTACCTCGCCGACCTGGTCAAAGACACTGCCATCGCGGTTCCGGAGCCGGTGGAAGAGGGTGTGCTGTCGGTGCTTGAGCGCGCTCATGGGAAGCCGATCGCGTACTACATCGACGAGCTGAGCTTCCGCATGCCGACCCCGGAGGAAGCCGAGCTACTGAAGCTCGATCCGGGCGTATCCGTGGTCCGCGCGGTACGGGTCGCGTACGACGGCGACCAACAGCCGCTCGAAGCGTTCGACCAGCTCCTAGCGGGGGACAAGCACGTGCTCGTGTACGAGGTGTCCGGCGAGTGA
- a CDS encoding DUF6284 family protein — translation MDTSVHGPELEPSPADLAAIEHEWPLIEAELALLDAEIVALNSEGGPSPLDRRRIRRAEQRVMRVAAVLTDSLSEQPRVWKAVA, via the coding sequence GTGGATACGTCTGTCCATGGGCCGGAACTGGAGCCGAGCCCTGCTGACCTGGCCGCGATCGAGCACGAGTGGCCGCTGATCGAGGCCGAGTTGGCGCTACTGGATGCGGAGATCGTGGCCCTGAACTCCGAGGGCGGGCCGTCGCCGCTCGACCGGCGCAGGATCCGACGGGCCGAGCAGCGAGTCATGCGAGTGGCCGCCGTGCTCACTGACTCGCTGAGTGAGCAGCCGCGCGTCTGGAAGGCAGTGGCCTGA
- a CDS encoding ABC transporter permease, which yields MTATTTSAYPKPVEELIPAARALADKLGEVPSRNRLMRELRVGSPKATALREVLTVADASPVAPTDPVPVDVPPVPPADPVPADATTGSNSEQEIALPVERPEPLAPVVVDGHPVSKVTTEAVPAVRKPMRSWVLLLLAAPAFVAIWSGWVGLGGLTGFGVVHPLPGIWDSLSLNTAITLPIGVEAYAAYALRAWLSGDGVPRRARRFAAWSAIGSLLLGAAGQVAYHLMESAGITSAPWQITTLVACLPVAVLGMGAALAHLLHTDES from the coding sequence ATGACTGCGACTACGACGAGCGCGTACCCCAAGCCGGTGGAGGAACTGATTCCCGCCGCTCGTGCGCTCGCAGACAAGCTCGGCGAGGTTCCCTCCCGGAACCGGTTGATGCGGGAGCTTCGGGTGGGCTCGCCCAAGGCGACCGCGTTGCGGGAAGTGCTGACCGTCGCCGACGCCTCGCCCGTCGCGCCGACCGATCCGGTTCCGGTGGACGTGCCACCGGTGCCACCGGCAGACCCGGTGCCGGCGGACGCCACGACCGGGTCCAACTCCGAGCAGGAGATCGCCCTACCCGTGGAACGGCCGGAGCCATTGGCGCCGGTCGTGGTAGACGGACACCCGGTTTCCAAGGTCACCACGGAGGCCGTTCCAGCGGTACGGAAGCCGATGCGGTCGTGGGTGTTGCTGCTGCTGGCCGCGCCCGCGTTCGTGGCCATCTGGTCCGGGTGGGTTGGGCTCGGTGGGCTCACTGGGTTCGGTGTGGTGCATCCGCTTCCGGGGATCTGGGACAGCTTGAGCCTCAATACCGCGATCACTCTGCCGATCGGGGTGGAGGCGTACGCGGCGTACGCGTTGCGGGCGTGGCTGTCCGGCGACGGTGTACCCCGGCGGGCTCGCCGATTCGCCGCCTGGTCGGCGATCGGGTCGCTTCTGTTGGGCGCGGCCGGGCAGGTGGCCTACCACCTGATGGAGTCCGCCGGCATCACCTCGGCCCCGTGGCAGATCACCACCCTCGTGGCCTGCCTGCCCGTGGCCGTGCTCGGCATGGGCGCCGCCCTGGCGCATCTGCTGCACACCGACGAGTCCTGA
- a CDS encoding cell division protein FtsK: MTSNPDERFDWSAAEAELSDGADVVDLAARRRKTTDPAKSFAVDLDDEADQQDSDEPVPVDPPDLAMSSTFAASLAGKTSTRRPIVPPWLRSRAELASAGRWALSHYSHVSLYHLTRTPKYAGRLTWRAPFGAARLIGATTRWVCDAEGGPVRMAAVRQENAELYLKLSRQRDARVRWRGIVLSIALLIGAPTAAVLMVLAGSWQRWLMLAGAVALLGLAGTPKDKPLLDVAAVTPRARKLSADVVTRAFLAAGLCKADDLITFPAPIMRDGPGWRAIVDLPFWTNADKAIKKRDQLAAGLDLDEVQVWPERVRGSAGSARRLSLWVADEDPYAKGSGLWPLIAKGTVDIFSPVPFGQDQRGRDIPLLLMFTSLLVGAIPRMGKTFAARLPVLAAALDPIVELHVYDGKGGQDWRAFERVAHRVGFGVRDEVVLSLVEDLRALVADMNRRYDTIATLPPDICPESKVTRGISERRSLKLWPVLVAIDEFQRYSGHPVHGEEIVSLLTELCKVGPSVGIMILLATQKPDGKAVPTDLRDNIGTRFALKTMTWQSSEAVLGAGSYTAGYDSSRFQRAHKGVGILLGADDSGSVEEAVTVRTNLAAAKDVETVVTRARELRERAGTLTGHAIGQAPETTTTAGDTLLDDILTVVPAAEAKVWSETVVARLAELRPEVYGAWEPGQLAAALKPHRITVGRQVWGTDPTTGKGANRKGIHRDDIAAAVTERNRHRKAG, encoded by the coding sequence ATGACAAGCAACCCTGATGAGCGGTTCGACTGGTCCGCTGCCGAGGCGGAGCTGTCCGACGGCGCGGACGTGGTCGACCTGGCCGCGCGGCGGCGCAAGACCACCGACCCCGCGAAGTCTTTTGCCGTAGACCTGGACGACGAGGCCGACCAGCAGGACTCCGACGAGCCGGTACCAGTTGACCCGCCGGACCTGGCCATGTCGTCGACGTTCGCCGCCAGCCTGGCCGGCAAAACCTCGACCCGCCGGCCGATCGTTCCCCCGTGGTTGCGGTCGCGCGCCGAGCTGGCCAGTGCTGGGCGGTGGGCGTTGTCGCACTACTCCCACGTGAGCCTGTACCACCTGACTCGCACCCCGAAGTACGCCGGCCGATTGACCTGGCGGGCGCCGTTCGGCGCGGCCCGGCTGATCGGCGCCACCACGCGTTGGGTGTGCGACGCCGAGGGCGGGCCGGTCCGGATGGCCGCAGTACGGCAGGAAAACGCCGAGCTGTATCTCAAGCTGTCCCGGCAGCGGGATGCTCGGGTGCGCTGGCGCGGCATCGTCCTGTCCATCGCGCTGCTGATCGGCGCACCCACGGCAGCAGTGCTGATGGTGCTGGCCGGTTCGTGGCAACGCTGGTTGATGCTCGCCGGTGCGGTGGCCCTGCTCGGCCTGGCCGGTACACCGAAGGACAAGCCGCTGTTGGACGTGGCCGCGGTGACCCCACGGGCGCGGAAGCTGTCGGCCGACGTGGTGACACGGGCGTTCCTGGCCGCCGGGCTGTGCAAGGCCGATGACCTGATCACGTTCCCCGCGCCGATCATGCGTGACGGTCCGGGCTGGCGAGCGATCGTTGACCTGCCGTTCTGGACCAACGCCGACAAGGCCATCAAGAAGCGCGACCAGCTCGCCGCCGGCCTGGACCTGGACGAGGTGCAGGTATGGCCGGAGCGGGTACGCGGCTCTGCCGGTTCCGCCCGCCGGCTGTCCCTGTGGGTCGCCGACGAAGACCCGTACGCCAAGGGATCCGGGTTGTGGCCGCTGATCGCCAAGGGAACCGTGGACATCTTCTCCCCGGTCCCGTTCGGCCAAGACCAGCGTGGTCGGGACATCCCGCTCCTGCTGATGTTCACGTCCCTGCTGGTCGGGGCGATCCCGCGAATGGGCAAGACGTTCGCCGCCCGTCTGCCGGTGCTGGCCGCCGCCCTGGACCCGATCGTGGAACTACACGTCTACGACGGCAAGGGTGGTCAGGACTGGCGGGCGTTCGAACGGGTCGCCCACCGCGTCGGATTCGGCGTACGGGACGAAGTTGTCTTGTCCCTGGTCGAAGACCTGCGGGCGCTAGTGGCGGACATGAACCGCCGGTACGACACGATCGCCACCCTGCCGCCGGACATCTGCCCGGAGTCGAAGGTCACCCGAGGCATCTCGGAGCGGCGTTCGCTCAAGCTCTGGCCGGTCCTCGTCGCGATTGACGAGTTTCAGCGGTACTCCGGTCACCCGGTGCACGGGGAGGAGATCGTGTCCTTGCTGACCGAGCTGTGCAAGGTCGGCCCGTCGGTCGGGATCATGATCCTTCTCGCCACTCAGAAGCCGGACGGCAAGGCGGTGCCGACCGACCTGCGCGACAACATCGGCACCCGCTTCGCGCTCAAGACGATGACCTGGCAGTCCAGCGAGGCAGTGTTGGGCGCCGGTTCCTACACCGCCGGGTACGACTCGTCCCGGTTCCAGCGCGCTCACAAGGGTGTGGGCATCCTGCTCGGCGCGGACGACTCCGGCTCGGTAGAGGAGGCGGTGACGGTGAGGACCAACCTGGCCGCCGCCAAGGATGTCGAAACCGTCGTCACGAGGGCGAGGGAGCTTCGGGAGCGGGCCGGGACCTTGACCGGTCACGCCATCGGCCAGGCGCCGGAGACGACCACCACGGCGGGGGACACCCTGCTTGACGACATCCTGACCGTCGTGCCGGCCGCCGAGGCCAAGGTGTGGTCAGAGACCGTGGTCGCCCGACTGGCCGAACTGCGCCCCGAGGTCTACGGCGCATGGGAACCGGGGCAACTGGCCGCCGCGCTCAAGCCGCACCGGATCACCGTGGGCCGGCAGGTCTGGGGGACCGATCCGACCACCGGCAAGGGCGCCAACCGCAAGGGCATCCACCGCGACGACATCGCCGCCGCTGTGACCGAACGTAATCGGCATCGGAAGGCTGGAT